From Candidatus Poribacteria bacterium:
GAATAATAACTTCTAAATCAGCATCCGCTTCAAATATGTAAAGCTGATGTAAAGTTCTTGGAAAATCAAACACTTTTTTCAGCCAACCTTTTCGTTGTTTGTTCGTGCCTTTAACATTAAAGACACAATACATGTAGACAAAGGGTGCATAATTTGCAAAAATATGCCCCTCAATTATATTAAACATGCCCGCGCCCAGTTCGCTGAACGCAGCGCAATCGCACGCTTCAAAATCTTCTATCAAATTCACGTTAAGTACGAATCTCTTCTTCGGTTTCCCCCGCCTTCCGAGCTGCACCCTTAAACACAGTGTAAAGATACCAGAAAGCAGGCACCAACAGCACCCCCCCGGCAATCAGCACAATCAACAGCGGACGTAGCACCGTATCCGGTGCAGCTGTATTTGAAAAGGTTAAGTCTGGTGTGACAAGATACGGATACTGCGCCAGCCCCCAACCGAAAACGATGAGTGTAACCTGTATCGGAACGAGGATACGTGCAAGGTGAAATTGACGGTTCCAAATCGTCCAGATTGCCCACAACGCCACCGCACCCGTCAAGATGTGAAACGGGATTGACCAGACCGCGCTACCGAGTCCTCGTCGAATTGTAGGCGCACCTTCAGCCGATAATATAAAACTCAATCCCGCCATCACGCCGACACTCACTGCCGAGAGAAGCGCACGTCGCCGAAAATCCTCCCGCAACTCAGTGTCCTCGGTTTCAAGCGTGAGATACACTGCCGCGAGCAACGCACACAACGTCAAAGTAAAGAACCCGATTGCAAACGGAAACGGCGCGAACCACGCTGAGATAAAATCGGTCTCCACTTGTCCATTCTCCACATCAACGTGAATCGTGCCAGATGCGACAGCCCCCAACGTAACTCCTAACATCACAGGCGTAATAGCACTCGCAATCGCAAACAACCGGCTCCAACGTCGGTGTATTGTATCCGATTGGACATCATAAGTACGAAATACAAACGCCGTGCCGCGAAGCACAATACCGATAAGCATCAATGTCAGTGGAACATGCAAAGCCGTACTGATCGCCGCGAAGGCGACAGGAAACGCTACGAAAAGCAGAACGACAATCACAATCAACCAGACGTGATTTGCTTCCCAGATCGGGGCAATCGCGTGTGCGATAAGTGAACGCTGCGCTTTCGCACGACGACCCGTCGCGAAGAGATCCCAAATGCCGCCGCCAAAATCAGCACCACCCGTTAGCATATAAATAATCAGGGAAATAAGCATCACACATGCAATGCAGAATTCAAGGGTCAGCATAAGACTCTCGCTACCTCTTAGCAATTTTCAATGTTAGATGTTATCTCTTAAAGCAGCCTGAAGGCATGGAAGATTGGAAGAATGGATAGCAAAAGTAGTCCTTCCACTCTTCCAATCTTCCCTCTTTTCCATGGCTCCTTACAAGTCGGGACTCTGGAAGATCTGACGACGTAACAGGATAACAACAATAATTGAGAGGAAAATATAAAGCACCGTAAAACTGGCAAACGGAACGACGAGGTTCGGCATTGAGGTTACCGCCTCAGCAGTGCGCATGTAGTTATAGATAATCCACGGTTGCCTCCCGACTTCCGTGACCGTCCAACCCGCCTCAATCGCAATAAACCCAAGCGGAGCACAGAACGTGACAAAGCGCAGGTACCAGCGTTGGTCTGGCAGGCTTTTGTGCTTCCACGCGAGCCAACCACCGAGAACACCAGCGACAATCAATACGATCCCACACGCCACCATAATTTGAAATGCGAAATGCACAATTGCCACAGGTGGACGGTCTTCCCGCGGCACTGCCTTAAGCCCCATAATCTCAGCGTTGAAGTCAGAATGCGCAAGAAAACTAAGAGCCTTCGGAATCTCAAGCGCGTATCGGGTCTCCTCAGTGTCCTCGTTAGGAATACCACCGATGCGTAAAGGCGCGCCGCGCTCCGTCTCCCACTGCGCCTCCATCGCTGCGAGTTTAATGGGTTGGTGCTTCGCGAGCTTCTTGGCACTAATGTCGCCTGAAATCGGTTGGAGAAGCGCGAATACACCACCAACACTCAAGGCAATCGCGAACGCCCGGCGATGGAAAAGGTTGTTCGGATCGCGTCGCAGAAAATAGGCGTGGATGCCCGCCACTGCAAACCCGACTGTCAGAAAAGCAGCGATGGTCATGTGAAGTGCTTGGCTAAACGACGAAGGATTTAACATCGCCGCAATCGGATCAACGTCTGTCACTTCGCCATTAACAATAGAGAACCCGGTAGGCGTGTTCATCCAGGCATTCGCGGTGACAACGAAAATACCGGACAAGGTACCGCCGAGCAGCACCATCACACCAGCAAACCAATGTGCATATTTTGGAATGCGGTCCCAGCCGTAGAGGTAAAGCCCCAAGAAAATCGCCTCAAGGAAGAACGCAAACCCTTCCAATGAAAACGGCATGCCGATGATCGGACCGGCGTAAGCCATGAAATTGGGCCACAACAAACCGAGTTCAAAAGACAAGACAGTGCCAGAAACCGCCCCAACAGCGAACATAATCGCAGTGCCTTTTGCCCACCGCTTCGCAAGCGTCAGGTAAATCTCCTCTCGCGTTTTGAGCCATAGTCCCTCTGCGATCACCATCAGCAGCGGCATCGCTATACCGATCACCGCAAAAATAATGTGAAATGCAAGTGACATCGCCATCTGTGCGCGTGCTGCCAATAAATCTGACATGAGAGTAACCTCCTTCATGCGCCAGCTGCACATCAGTGAGCGTCACAGGCACCCACCCTATTTGCTAACGACAAAGACACATCACGCAACCCACGGTTCAAGACCAAGGAGTTTCTTTCCTAAAGGTGTCAATTCCGCTGTTTCACCCTGGTAATGCTCCTTTTCTTTCGCCTCTTTCCCGAGACCAGTTAACCGTTCGCGCCATCCTTTAACACGGCTTTCGTTTGTATCCTTACCATCATTTGGTGCTGGTGACATCGTGATGTATTGTGCCATCCGAGGACGCACAGCAGAGTTCGGACTACTGCCGTGTGGCAATGCACTATGCCAGATAACCAGATCCCCCGCTTTTCCTGCAACGGGTACCGCCTCTGCCTGGTAGTCTCGCACAACTTCCCGCGGGTTCGCATCATCAGGTAAGTCCCCCAACCATTTTTCCAACTTCCGATGGAAGCCCGGAATACAAGTGAACGCGCCCTGATTCCCCGGGGTATCCGCCAGATATAAAACACCTTGCACCTTCAAACGTACCGGCATATTATCTAACGACATATCCCAATGTAAATAAGGACCGGTAAACTTCCAGTCTGGACGTTCCGGCGGATTCATGCTCGCACGATCAAAACTAACCCAAAGTTTCTCGTTCTCCCAAATCTCTGAAAACGCCTGATGGATGCGAGGGTATTGGCGGTTATTCCACAACGCCTGATGCTGATAAATCTCCACCATGATGCTCTTGCGCGGTGGCTCAGGATACCAACTGTCCGGGTCGTCGCGGTCCATCTCAAGAAAATCCCAGACGGCTTGTTCCGCGGCGCGGCAATTCTCAAGTGGTACCGCCTCCGGCACAACGACGTAACCGTTCTCTTCCCAAAAATCCAAGGCTTCTGCGTCAAAAACTGGCATGAGTCTCTCCTTATTAATCAGTTCAGTTTCGAGTTACCCTACGAACAGAGAAATGTTTTAACTGCTCAAAGATTACTGTCGTGTTAAGAATACCACAAAAAATTGAGAGAATCAAACTTTAATGTCCGAAAAATTTTCTTGCAATCAATTCAGCCTTGTGCTAAAGTACGGATACTTCAACCGGCGAAATTTAGCGAACACTGAGACGAAGGAGAGCCACAATGCTCAAAGCAGGATTTATCGGCGCAGGAGGACGCAGCCAAGGCGCGCACTACCCAAGCGTAAATCGTTTGGAAGATGATGTCGAAATGCTCGGTGCCTGTGAACTGGATGAGGAGAAACTCGCACAAGTTGCCCAGAAATATGAGTTCCCAAACACCTTCACAGATCACCGGAAGATGCTCGACACACTGGACTTAGATGTCGTCTATTGTGTCATGAACGAGAAGTGGATTTTGCAACCCGCCTTGGATTGCCTCAACGCTGGCAAGCATCTATTTATTGAGAAACCTCCGGGTGCGAACAGCGACGAAACACAACAATTACTTGAGGCAGCGGTGGCAAACGATGTCTACTGCATGGTAGGGTTTCAGCGTAGATATGCTGCTGTTACACGTGAAGCCATGCGGCGCGTCGCAGAGAAGGGACCCGTTACATTAGCCGTCACCACCTTTAACAAACAGATGTTGGGCGGAAATCGGGAATTTACGACAACCCTTTGGAACGATGTTTGCCATGTTGTCGATCTACTCCGCTATATGGCAGGTGGTGAACCCGTAGAA
This genomic window contains:
- a CDS encoding cytochrome d ubiquinol oxidase subunit II, which gives rise to MLTLEFCIACVMLISLIIYMLTGGADFGGGIWDLFATGRRAKAQRSLIAHAIAPIWEANHVWLIVIVVLLFVAFPVAFAAISTALHVPLTLMLIGIVLRGTAFVFRTYDVQSDTIHRRWSRLFAIASAITPVMLGVTLGAVASGTIHVDVENGQVETDFISAWFAPFPFAIGFFTLTLCALLAAVYLTLETEDTELREDFRRRALLSAVSVGVMAGLSFILSAEGAPTIRRGLGSAVWSIPFHILTGAVALWAIWTIWNRQFHLARILVPIQVTLIVFGWGLAQYPYLVTPDLTFSNTAAPDTVLRPLLIVLIAGGVLLVPAFWYLYTVFKGAARKAGETEEEIRT
- a CDS encoding cytochrome ubiquinol oxidase subunit I, producing the protein MSDLLAARAQMAMSLAFHIIFAVIGIAMPLLMVIAEGLWLKTREEIYLTLAKRWAKGTAIMFAVGAVSGTVLSFELGLLWPNFMAYAGPIIGMPFSLEGFAFFLEAIFLGLYLYGWDRIPKYAHWFAGVMVLLGGTLSGIFVVTANAWMNTPTGFSIVNGEVTDVDPIAAMLNPSSFSQALHMTIAAFLTVGFAVAGIHAYFLRRDPNNLFHRRAFAIALSVGGVFALLQPISGDISAKKLAKHQPIKLAAMEAQWETERGAPLRIGGIPNEDTEETRYALEIPKALSFLAHSDFNAEIMGLKAVPREDRPPVAIVHFAFQIMVACGIVLIVAGVLGGWLAWKHKSLPDQRWYLRFVTFCAPLGFIAIEAGWTVTEVGRQPWIIYNYMRTAEAVTSMPNLVVPFASFTVLYIFLSIIVVILLRRQIFQSPDL
- a CDS encoding phytanoyl-CoA dioxygenase family protein gives rise to the protein MPVFDAEALDFWEENGYVVVPEAVPLENCRAAEQAVWDFLEMDRDDPDSWYPEPPRKSIMVEIYQHQALWNNRQYPRIHQAFSEIWENEKLWVSFDRASMNPPERPDWKFTGPYLHWDMSLDNMPVRLKVQGVLYLADTPGNQGAFTCIPGFHRKLEKWLGDLPDDANPREVVRDYQAEAVPVAGKAGDLVIWHSALPHGSSPNSAVRPRMAQYITMSPAPNDGKDTNESRVKGWRERLTGLGKEAKEKEHYQGETAELTPLGKKLLGLEPWVA
- a CDS encoding Gfo/Idh/MocA family oxidoreductase: MLKAGFIGAGGRSQGAHYPSVNRLEDDVEMLGACELDEEKLAQVAQKYEFPNTFTDHRKMLDTLDLDVVYCVMNEKWILQPALDCLNAGKHLFIEKPPGANSDETQQLLEAAVANDVYCMVGFQRRYAAVTREAMRRVAEKGPVTLAVTTFNKQMLGGNREFTTTLWNDVCHVVDLLRYMAGGEPVEVTAHRDTFGAEQRNFYTAFVRFDNNVTGVLFGSRASGGRVLRSELHGVGIGCYMKIPEEIEIHEDNNRSVMGGWEVDQVDQRDSPSYEGVLTMHRHFADCVRNREVPLTDLRDVINSIHLVDQIEGPLPD